In the Salmo trutta unplaced genomic scaffold, fSalTru1.1, whole genome shotgun sequence genome, one interval contains:
- the LOC115183998 gene encoding small EDRK-rich factor 2, which produces MTRGNQRELARAKNAKKQADQTKGKKSEDGLSAAARKLRDAEIMQQKQRRAADKEGHDPKSK; this is translated from the exons ATGACCA GAGGAAACCAGCGTGAACTTGCCCGAGCGAAGAATGCCAAGAAGCAAGCAGACCAGACCAAGGGCAAGAAGAGTGAGGATGGGTTGTCTGCTGCTGCACGCAAGCTGAG GGATGCAGAGATAATGCAGCAGAAGCAGAGAAGGGCAGCTGACAAGGAAGGTCATGACCCCAAGTCCAAATAA